One Mesoplodon densirostris isolate mMesDen1 chromosome X, mMesDen1 primary haplotype, whole genome shotgun sequence genomic region harbors:
- the LOC132482372 gene encoding LOW QUALITY PROTEIN: BTB/POZ domain-containing protein KCTD2-like (The sequence of the model RefSeq protein was modified relative to this genomic sequence to represent the inferred CDS: deleted 2 bases in 1 codon) produces MVELQLDPAMAGLGGGGGSGLGDGGGPGRGPPSPRPAGPTPRGHGRQPTATAQPLEPGPGPPKRAGGGGAARWVRLNVGGTYFVTTRQTLGREPKPLLCRLCCQEDPELDSDKDETGAYLIDRDPTYFGPILNYLGHGKPIITKELAEEGVLEEAEFYNTASLVRLVKERIQDNENRTSQGPVKHVYRVLQCQEEELTQMLSTMSDGWKFEQLISIGSSYNYGNEDQAEFLCVVSRELNNSTNGIVIEPSEKAKILQERGSWM; encoded by the exons ATGGTGGAGCTGCAACTGGACCCAGCGATggcggggctgggagggggtggcGGGAGTGGGCTGGGCGACGGGGGCGGCCCGGGTCGCGGGCCCCCCAGCCCTCGCCCTGCTGGCCCCACGCCCCGCGGGCACGGCCGCCAGCCCACCGCCACCGCGCAGCCACTGGAGCCGGGTCCCGGACCGCCCAAGCGGGCAGGGGGCGGTGGAGCCGCCCGCTGGGTCCGGCTGAACGTGGGCGGCACCTACTTCGTGACCACCAGGCAGACCCTAGGCCGGGAGCCCAAGCCTCTTCTCTGCCGCCTCTGCTGCCAGGAAGACCCGGAGCTGGACTCAGACAAGGACGAGACAGGGGCCTATCTGATTGACAGGGACCCTACCTACTTTGGTCCT ATCCTGAACTATCTCGGCCATGGGAAGCCCATCATTACGAAGGAGTTGGCAGAAGAAGGTGTGCTGGAGGAAGCGGAGTTTTACAACACTGCATCTCTCGTGCGACTTGTTAAGGAAAGGATACAGGACAACGAGAACAGAACTTCACAGGGCCCCGTGAAGCACGTGTACAGAGTCCTGCAGTGCCAAGAAGAGGAGCTCACGCAGATGCTGTCCACTATGTCTGACGGCTGGAAATTCGAACAGCTAATCAGCATCGGATCTTCCTATAACTATGGAAATGAGGATCAAGCAGAATTCCTCTGTGTTGTCTCCAGAGAATTAAATAATTCTACCAATGGCATTGTCATTGAGCCGAGCGAGAAGGCAAAGATTCTTCAGGAGAGAGGATCTTGGATGTAA